In a single window of the Xylanimonas protaetiae genome:
- the pheT gene encoding phenylalanine--tRNA ligase subunit beta encodes MPLVVTEWLADHVELPKDLTAEQLAAALVRVGLEEEAVHAAKVTGPLVVGRVLVQQPEEQKNGKTVNWCLVDVGPEHNATQIKGVDSADIPAGGARGIICGAHNFGVGDLVVVALPGTVLPGPFPIAARKTYGHVSDGMICSTAELGMGDDGRHGIIVVPRDLGIEGAVPGQDAIALLGLGDEVLEINVTPDRGYAFSYRGVAREFSHSTGAAFTDRALVDGLPAATADGFVVEVADDAPIHGVVGCDRFVTRVVRGIDPTAATPAWMKRRLEGSGMRSISLAVDVTNYVMLDLGQPLHAYDLDKVAAPVVVRRATPGERLTTLDDVDRTLDAEDLLITDSPESRGGRVLGLAGVMGGASSEVTGATTAVLVEAAHFDPITVARTARRHKLSSEAAKRFERGVDPRLPAVAAQRVVDLLVEHGGGVADPAVSDLDATTAPVPITLPVSLATRVAGVEYPREQVVGILEQIGCAVDPGQDEAEVVVTPPTWRPDLTERVALVEEVVRIAGYDQIPSVVPAAPGGRGLTAGQRMRRSVARALAEAGLVETLSYPFVGEAELDALGLPADDARRTAVRLANPLADDRPLMRTSLLATLVETARRNVARGLPDVAVFEVGLVTLPTADAPAAPQLPVGVRPTADELEALAAAVPAQPRHVAAVLTGRHDLAGWWGEGRTADWSDALELARLVADRAGVAVSVEPATDVMPWHPGRCAALVVDGGDADERIVGYAGELHPKVVERTGLPKRSVAFELDLTALADAASGDPVVATPVSAFPAAKEDFAFVVDAAVQAETVRAAVVAGAGTLLEDVSLFDVFTGEQLGAGKKSLAYSVRLRAADRTLTADEVRAAREGIVAAATEAGATLRG; translated from the coding sequence ATGCCCCTCGTCGTCACGGAGTGGCTCGCCGACCACGTCGAGCTGCCCAAGGACCTGACCGCGGAGCAGCTCGCGGCCGCCCTCGTCCGCGTGGGCCTCGAGGAGGAGGCGGTGCACGCGGCCAAGGTCACCGGACCGCTGGTCGTCGGGCGCGTGCTCGTCCAGCAGCCGGAGGAGCAGAAGAACGGCAAGACCGTCAACTGGTGCCTGGTCGACGTCGGCCCGGAGCACAACGCCACGCAGATCAAGGGCGTCGACTCCGCCGACATCCCCGCGGGCGGCGCGCGCGGCATCATCTGCGGCGCGCACAACTTCGGCGTCGGCGACCTCGTGGTCGTCGCCCTGCCCGGCACGGTGCTGCCCGGCCCGTTCCCTATCGCGGCCCGCAAGACGTACGGCCACGTGTCGGACGGCATGATCTGCTCGACCGCCGAGCTCGGGATGGGCGACGACGGCCGGCACGGCATCATCGTGGTCCCGCGCGACCTCGGCATCGAGGGCGCGGTCCCGGGCCAGGACGCGATCGCGCTGCTGGGCCTGGGCGACGAGGTCCTCGAGATCAACGTGACGCCGGACCGGGGGTACGCGTTCTCGTACCGCGGCGTCGCGCGCGAGTTCTCGCACTCGACGGGCGCCGCGTTCACCGACCGGGCGCTCGTCGACGGCCTGCCCGCGGCCACGGCAGACGGGTTCGTCGTCGAGGTCGCCGACGACGCCCCGATCCACGGGGTCGTCGGCTGCGACCGGTTCGTGACGCGCGTCGTGCGTGGCATCGACCCGACGGCCGCCACGCCGGCCTGGATGAAGCGCCGCCTCGAGGGCTCGGGCATGCGCTCCATCTCGCTCGCCGTCGACGTCACCAACTACGTCATGCTCGACCTCGGCCAGCCGCTGCACGCGTACGACCTCGACAAGGTCGCCGCGCCGGTCGTCGTGCGCCGCGCGACGCCGGGGGAGCGCCTGACGACGCTCGACGACGTCGACCGGACGCTCGACGCCGAGGACCTCCTCATCACCGACTCCCCGGAGAGCCGCGGCGGGCGCGTGCTCGGCCTGGCCGGCGTCATGGGCGGCGCCTCGTCCGAGGTCACCGGCGCGACGACGGCCGTGCTGGTCGAGGCCGCGCACTTCGACCCGATCACGGTCGCGCGCACGGCCCGCCGCCACAAGCTGTCCTCCGAGGCGGCCAAGCGCTTCGAGCGCGGCGTCGACCCGCGCCTGCCCGCCGTCGCGGCGCAGCGCGTCGTCGACCTGCTGGTCGAGCACGGCGGCGGCGTCGCCGACCCGGCGGTGAGCGACCTCGACGCGACCACCGCGCCGGTGCCGATCACCCTCCCCGTGAGCCTGGCGACCCGCGTCGCCGGGGTCGAGTACCCGCGCGAGCAGGTCGTCGGGATCCTCGAGCAGATCGGCTGCGCGGTCGACCCGGGCCAGGACGAGGCCGAGGTCGTCGTGACCCCGCCCACGTGGCGACCCGACCTCACCGAGCGCGTCGCGCTCGTCGAGGAGGTCGTGCGCATCGCCGGCTACGACCAGATCCCGTCGGTGGTCCCGGCCGCCCCCGGGGGCCGCGGTCTCACGGCGGGGCAGCGCATGCGCCGCTCGGTCGCCCGCGCCCTCGCGGAGGCCGGCCTCGTCGAGACGCTGTCGTACCCGTTCGTCGGCGAGGCGGAGCTCGACGCGCTCGGACTGCCCGCCGACGACGCGCGCCGCACGGCGGTGCGCCTGGCGAACCCGCTCGCGGACGACCGCCCGCTCATGCGCACGTCGCTGCTCGCCACCCTCGTGGAGACCGCGCGCCGCAACGTCGCGCGCGGCCTGCCCGACGTCGCCGTGTTCGAGGTCGGCCTCGTCACGCTCCCGACGGCGGACGCCCCCGCGGCGCCGCAGCTGCCGGTGGGCGTGCGCCCGACGGCGGACGAGCTCGAGGCGCTCGCGGCGGCCGTCCCGGCCCAGCCGCGGCACGTCGCCGCCGTGCTGACCGGCCGCCACGACCTGGCCGGCTGGTGGGGCGAGGGACGCACGGCCGACTGGTCCGACGCGCTCGAGCTGGCCCGCCTCGTCGCGGACCGTGCGGGCGTGGCCGTCTCGGTCGAGCCCGCCACCGACGTCATGCCCTGGCACCCGGGTCGCTGCGCGGCGCTGGTGGTCGACGGCGGGGACGCGGACGAGCGGATCGTCGGGTATGCGGGCGAGCTGCACCCGAAGGTCGTCGAGCGCACGGGCCTGCCGAAGCGGTCGGTCGCGTTCGAGCTCGACCTGACGGCCCTCGCGGACGCCGCGAGCGGCGACCCCGTGGTGGCCACGCCGGTCTCGGCGTTCCCCGCCGCGAAGGAGGACTTCGCGTTCGTCGTCGACGCTGCCGTGCAGGCCGAGACGGTGCGCGCCGCCGTCGTCGCGGGCGCCGGCACGCTCCTGGAGGACGTGAGCCTGTTCGACGTCTTCACGGGCGAGCAGCTCGGCGCGGGAAAGAAGTCGCTGGCGTACTCGGTGCGCCTGCGCGCCGCGGACCGCACGCTCACGGCCGACGAGGTGCGCGCCGCCCGCGAGGGCATCGTCGCGGCCGCGACGGAGGCCGGCGCGACCCTGCGCGGCTGA
- a CDS encoding methyltransferase domain-containing protein: MPGRTTDWSPGDYLRFGDERSRPFVELVARVPSAPSTVVDLGCGPGHLTAVLRARWPAADVVGLDSSPAMVERARAENADPRARYVLADVRDYALGRSAVTGADVVISNAALQWVPDHRTLLPRLADTAGQAFAFQVPGNHDAPSHVLLREVAARAPYADVVGPVERRATADPGEYLDLLARPGWDVDVWETTYTHLLHGPDPVLGWISATGARPTLDALAAHDPALRARFEAEYGAALREAYPERPSGTALAFRRVFAVATRAA; encoded by the coding sequence ATGCCAGGACGGACGACGGACTGGTCGCCCGGCGACTACCTGCGGTTCGGCGACGAGCGCAGCAGGCCGTTCGTCGAGCTGGTCGCACGCGTGCCCTCCGCCCCGTCGACCGTCGTGGATCTCGGGTGCGGGCCGGGACATCTCACGGCGGTGCTGCGGGCGCGCTGGCCCGCAGCCGACGTCGTGGGGCTGGACTCCTCGCCGGCGATGGTCGAGCGGGCCCGGGCCGAGAACGCCGACCCGCGAGCGCGCTACGTGCTCGCCGACGTCCGCGACTACGCGCTCGGGCGGTCCGCCGTGACCGGCGCCGACGTCGTGATCAGCAACGCGGCGCTCCAGTGGGTGCCGGACCACCGCACGCTGCTCCCCCGCCTCGCGGACACCGCGGGGCAGGCGTTCGCGTTCCAGGTCCCCGGCAACCACGACGCCCCCAGCCACGTGCTGCTGCGCGAGGTCGCCGCCCGCGCACCGTACGCCGACGTCGTCGGGCCGGTGGAGCGGCGGGCGACCGCCGACCCGGGCGAGTACCTCGACCTCCTGGCCCGGCCGGGGTGGGACGTCGACGTCTGGGAGACCACGTACACCCATCTGCTGCACGGGCCCGACCCGGTACTGGGGTGGATCTCCGCGACGGGGGCGCGGCCCACGCTCGACGCGCTCGCCGCACACGACCCGGCCCTGCGGGCCCGGTTCGAGGCGGAGTACGGGGCGGCGCTGCGGGAGGCGTACCCGGAGCGGCCGTCCGGGACGGCGCTGGCGTTCCGCCGGGTGTTCGCGGTCGCGACGCGGGCCGCGTGA
- a CDS encoding LLM class F420-dependent oxidoreductase, translating to MTASTPGGRRVRIALQLQPQHAEYRQIRDTVLRAEDLGVDVIFNWDHFFPLHGDPDGKHFECWTMLGAWAEQTERVEIGALVTCNSYRNPELLADMARTVDHMSGGRLILGIGAGWFQKDYDQFGYEFGTPGRRIARLAADLPRIRARLAAGNPAPTRDIPILVGGGGERKTLRVVAEHADIWHSFSDLETLRRKSAILDEHGAAIGRDTARAVERSVAPHGEPEQAGEALVAAGATLLAIGVSGPDHDLTRLARWIAWRDAQG from the coding sequence ATGACAGCCTCCACCCCCGGCGGCCGGCGCGTCCGGATCGCCCTCCAGCTCCAGCCGCAGCACGCCGAGTACCGCCAGATCCGCGACACCGTGCTGCGCGCGGAGGACCTCGGCGTCGACGTCATCTTCAACTGGGACCACTTCTTCCCGCTCCACGGCGACCCGGACGGCAAGCACTTCGAGTGCTGGACGATGCTGGGCGCCTGGGCCGAGCAGACGGAGCGCGTCGAGATCGGCGCGCTCGTGACGTGCAACTCGTACCGCAACCCCGAGCTGCTGGCCGACATGGCCCGCACCGTCGACCACATGTCCGGCGGACGGCTCATCCTCGGGATCGGCGCGGGCTGGTTCCAGAAGGACTACGACCAGTTCGGGTACGAGTTCGGCACGCCGGGCAGGCGCATCGCCAGGCTCGCCGCCGACCTGCCGCGCATCCGCGCGCGGCTCGCCGCGGGGAACCCGGCGCCGACGCGCGACATCCCGATCCTTGTCGGCGGCGGCGGCGAGCGGAAGACGCTGCGGGTCGTCGCCGAGCACGCCGACATCTGGCACTCGTTCTCGGACCTCGAGACCCTCCGCCGCAAGTCCGCGATCCTCGACGAGCACGGCGCCGCCATCGGGCGGGACACCGCACGGGCGGTCGAGCGGTCGGTGGCGCCCCACGGGGAGCCGGAGCAGGCCGGCGAGGCGCTGGTCGCCGCCGGGGCGACCCTGCTGGCCATCGGCGTCAGCGGACCCGACCACGACCTCACCCGGCTCGCCCGGTGGATCGCCTGGCGGGACGCGCAAGGCTGA
- a CDS encoding quinone oxidoreductase family protein produces the protein MRAVQAREAGGPEVLSVVELPDPEPGPGQLLVRVAAAGVNFIDTYRRAGVYPMAYPHVVGVEGAGVVERLGEGVEGFAVGDRVAWAEAPGSYAELALVPAANAVAVPAGLDLTDAAALMLQGMTAHYLVASTFEVGPGHDVLLTAGAGGVGLLATQLATARGGRVITTVSSAEKAGLSTAAGAAHTIDYAAMTDLTAELPAAVRALTGGQGVHVVYDGVGRSTFEASLASLRPRGMLVLFGAASGPVPPVDPQALNRGGSLYLTRPTLGHYVATRGELEWRAGEVLASAASGNLDVRVGRTFALADAAEAHRALEGRATTGKVLLLP, from the coding sequence ATGCGTGCAGTGCAGGCCCGCGAGGCGGGCGGTCCCGAGGTCCTGTCGGTCGTCGAGCTGCCGGACCCGGAGCCCGGTCCCGGCCAGCTCCTGGTGCGGGTGGCCGCCGCGGGGGTGAACTTCATCGACACCTACCGCCGCGCGGGCGTGTACCCGATGGCCTACCCGCACGTCGTCGGCGTCGAGGGTGCGGGCGTGGTCGAGCGGCTCGGCGAGGGCGTCGAGGGGTTCGCCGTCGGCGACCGCGTCGCGTGGGCGGAGGCTCCCGGGTCGTACGCGGAGCTCGCGCTCGTGCCGGCAGCCAACGCCGTCGCCGTGCCCGCAGGGCTCGACCTGACCGACGCCGCCGCGCTCATGCTCCAGGGCATGACGGCGCACTACCTCGTCGCGTCGACGTTCGAGGTCGGGCCGGGGCACGACGTGCTGCTCACCGCCGGGGCCGGCGGCGTCGGGCTCCTCGCGACACAGCTCGCCACCGCGCGCGGCGGGCGCGTCATCACCACGGTCTCGTCGGCGGAGAAGGCCGGGCTGTCGACCGCCGCCGGAGCCGCGCACACCATCGACTACGCCGCGATGACGGACCTGACCGCCGAGCTGCCCGCCGCGGTGCGCGCGCTCACGGGAGGGCAGGGCGTGCACGTCGTGTACGACGGCGTCGGGCGGTCCACGTTCGAGGCCTCGCTCGCGTCGCTGCGGCCGCGCGGGATGCTCGTGCTGTTCGGCGCGGCCTCCGGGCCCGTGCCGCCCGTCGACCCGCAGGCGCTCAACCGTGGCGGGTCGCTCTATCTGACCCGCCCGACGCTCGGCCACTACGTCGCCACGCGCGGCGAGCTCGAGTGGCGGGCCGGCGAGGTGCTGGCCTCCGCGGCGTCCGGGAACCTCGACGTGCGGGTCGGGAGGACCTTCGCGCTCGCCGACGCCGCGGAGGCGCACCGGGCGCTCGAAGGGCGCGCGACCACCGGCAAGGTGCTGCTCCTCCCCTGA
- a CDS encoding class I SAM-dependent methyltransferase, protein MDPTQAVRERFDGRAPEYDDSTMHRALASAVAEFVDLDGVRDVLDAGTGTGLVEGDATAPPFPDGSFDLVTCVTALHLMPDGDAALAAWVRALRPGGRVVLATFAGFDPAHHHRHGATPPAYPVHHDRYDSVEKVHGVATAAGLRVTRHATWTHGDEGVLLTELGL, encoded by the coding sequence ATGGACCCGACGCAGGCGGTGCGGGAGCGGTTCGACGGCCGCGCTCCCGAGTACGACGACAGCACGATGCACCGGGCGCTCGCCAGCGCCGTGGCCGAGTTCGTCGACCTGGACGGCGTGCGCGACGTGCTCGACGCGGGCACCGGGACGGGGCTCGTCGAGGGCGACGCCACCGCGCCGCCCTTCCCGGACGGGTCGTTCGACCTCGTCACGTGCGTGACCGCGCTGCACCTCATGCCCGACGGCGACGCGGCGCTCGCCGCCTGGGTGCGCGCGCTGCGCCCGGGCGGGCGGGTCGTCCTGGCGACGTTCGCGGGGTTCGACCCCGCGCACCACCACCGGCACGGCGCGACACCGCCCGCGTACCCGGTGCACCACGACCGGTACGACTCCGTCGAGAAGGTCCACGGCGTCGCGACGGCGGCCGGGCTGCGGGTGACGCGTCACGCGACGTGGACGCACGGGGACGAGGGCGTGCTGCTGACGGAGCTCGGCCTCTGA
- the argJ gene encoding bifunctional glutamate N-acetyltransferase/amino-acid acetyltransferase ArgJ, with the protein MSVTAAQGFRAAGVTAGLKHSGKPDLALVVNDGPQHTAAAVFTSNRVVGAPVQWSRQCIKDGVARAVVLNSGSANVCTGPGGFQDSHATAEAVADSLGIGAIDVLVASTGVIGVRLKRERLLAGIPVAAAALAGDAAAGAAAAQAIMTTDTVPKVSTRTVSTPAGEFTIGGMAKGAGMLAPALATMLCVITTDAVVPDGDEGAALLDTALRCATAATFDRIDSDGCMSTSDTVVLMASGASGVQPAQAELAEAVRAVAADLAAQLLADAEGASHDIAITVTGATSEDAALACARAVSRSNLVKTAIYGNDPNWGRILAQVGTVPESVAPFDPDQLDVSVNGVMVCKAGGAHEDPAGVDMAASRLVTILIDLHAGDAEVTLMTNDLTHAYVEENSAYTS; encoded by the coding sequence ATGAGCGTCACCGCAGCCCAGGGCTTCCGGGCCGCCGGCGTCACCGCCGGCCTCAAGCACTCGGGCAAGCCCGACCTCGCCCTCGTCGTCAACGACGGCCCGCAGCACACCGCCGCGGCCGTCTTCACGTCCAACCGCGTGGTCGGCGCCCCGGTCCAGTGGTCGCGCCAGTGCATCAAGGACGGCGTCGCCCGGGCGGTCGTGCTCAACTCGGGGTCGGCCAACGTGTGCACCGGCCCGGGCGGGTTCCAGGACTCGCACGCCACGGCCGAGGCCGTGGCCGACTCCCTCGGCATCGGCGCCATCGACGTCCTCGTCGCCTCGACCGGCGTCATCGGCGTCCGCCTCAAGCGCGAGAGGCTGCTGGCCGGCATCCCCGTCGCCGCGGCCGCCCTGGCCGGCGACGCCGCCGCGGGAGCCGCCGCCGCGCAGGCGATCATGACCACGGACACGGTGCCCAAGGTCTCCACCCGCACGGTGTCGACCCCCGCGGGGGAGTTCACGATCGGCGGCATGGCCAAGGGTGCGGGCATGCTCGCCCCGGCCCTCGCCACGATGCTGTGCGTCATCACCACCGACGCCGTCGTCCCCGACGGCGACGAGGGCGCGGCCCTCCTCGACACGGCCCTGCGCTGCGCGACCGCCGCGACGTTCGACCGCATCGACTCCGACGGCTGCATGTCGACGTCGGACACGGTCGTGCTCATGGCGTCGGGCGCCTCGGGCGTCCAGCCGGCGCAGGCGGAGCTGGCCGAGGCCGTGCGCGCCGTCGCCGCCGACCTCGCCGCCCAGCTGCTCGCGGACGCCGAGGGCGCATCGCACGACATCGCGATCACGGTGACCGGCGCGACCAGCGAGGACGCCGCCCTCGCGTGCGCCCGCGCGGTGAGCCGCTCCAACCTGGTCAAGACGGCGATCTATGGCAACGACCCCAACTGGGGCCGCATCCTCGCCCAGGTCGGCACCGTCCCCGAGTCGGTCGCCCCCTTCGACCCGGACCAGCTCGACGTGTCCGTCAACGGCGTCATGGTCTGCAAGGCGGGCGGGGCGCACGAGGACCCCGCCGGCGTCGACATGGCCGCGAGCCGGCTCGTGACCATCCTGATCGACCTGCACGCCGGCGACGCCGAGGTCACGCTCATGACCAACGACCTCACGCACGCGTACGTCGAAGAGAACAGCGCCTACACCTCATGA
- the argB gene encoding acetylglutamate kinase: MTPSVSSAAVAALSPDQKAEVLLEALPWLQEFSGALVVVKYGGNAMVDDTLKAAFAQDMVFLRQVGLRPVVVHGGGPQINAMLSRLDIRSEFRGGLRVTTPEAMEVVRMVLTGQVGRELVGLVNAHGPLAVGLSGEDGGLFRATRRTALVDGEQVDVGLVGDVTAVDPSAVEDILAAGRIPVVSTVAPDVEDPTQVLNVNADTAASALAVALGAKKLIVLTDVEGLYTSWPDKTSLVEEIAATELAALLPSLESGMVPKMEACLRAVEGGVPAATVIDGRQPHSVLLEVFTARGNGTMVVPDVH; the protein is encoded by the coding sequence ATGACCCCCTCGGTGAGCTCCGCGGCGGTCGCCGCACTCTCTCCCGACCAGAAGGCCGAGGTGCTCCTCGAGGCCCTCCCGTGGCTCCAGGAGTTCTCGGGCGCCCTCGTCGTCGTCAAGTACGGCGGCAACGCCATGGTCGACGACACCCTGAAGGCCGCCTTCGCGCAGGACATGGTGTTCCTGCGGCAGGTCGGCCTGCGCCCCGTCGTCGTGCACGGCGGCGGGCCGCAGATCAACGCGATGCTGAGCCGCCTCGACATCCGCTCCGAGTTCCGCGGCGGCCTGCGCGTCACGACGCCGGAGGCCATGGAGGTCGTCCGCATGGTCCTCACGGGCCAGGTCGGGCGCGAGCTCGTGGGCCTCGTCAACGCCCACGGCCCTCTCGCCGTGGGCCTGTCGGGCGAGGACGGCGGCCTGTTCCGCGCCACGCGTCGCACCGCGCTCGTCGACGGCGAGCAGGTCGACGTCGGGCTTGTCGGCGACGTCACGGCCGTCGACCCCTCGGCGGTCGAGGACATCCTCGCCGCGGGCCGCATCCCCGTGGTCTCCACGGTCGCGCCCGACGTCGAGGACCCGACCCAGGTGCTCAACGTCAACGCGGACACGGCCGCCTCGGCGCTCGCGGTCGCGCTCGGCGCGAAGAAGCTCATCGTCCTGACCGACGTCGAGGGCCTCTACACGAGCTGGCCCGACAAGACGTCGCTCGTCGAGGAGATCGCCGCGACCGAGCTGGCCGCCCTGCTCCCGTCCCTCGAGTCCGGCATGGTGCCCAAGATGGAGGCGTGCCTGCGTGCGGTCGAGGGCGGCGTGCCCGCGGCCACGGTCATCGACGGCCGTCAGCCGCACTCCGTGCTGCTCGAGGTCTTCACGGCGCGCGGCAACGGCACGATGGTGGTCCCTGACGTGCACTGA